The following proteins are co-located in the Apis mellifera strain DH4 linkage group LG9, Amel_HAv3.1, whole genome shotgun sequence genome:
- the LOC100576640 gene encoding uncharacterized protein LOC100576640 isoform X2, translated as MEQVFSIADKLSKVIKNIQKCLQCTICLQTISDPVKTVCGHRFCRICIQTVIQNKNALCPLCNCAIQRRNISKDKNTAIYITQLQNIIEAIQLDSGIDMTHLSVLNTCESSSNNTEICSNTEDVTKPSCSYAVDTRQRVSHPAANNNGKGRRRKVQRKTAQKRKMAESKESNSMTRYLSKCGLSGIEPLEASNDYSGEKSLKDKVCSWLHTLPGNENLLDPDVAERVDSDLDDTLTMSVSENDGQSKGITTDTNVDPSLEPPSTEACDKSDGDRSTCKEIPDDCSRNDKKPKGINPGNCSSRMDTKSEITKTTVRSSEEKFIEVQRTSPCDMLSSMQRNWSSVAKFGKEMRAKRKRLKSLDVSIENRGKRGSMGEAGGRSEVEEVGSRDRREGEECEKSLGKARYEALLDGERSILAEVEPAFGESSFVTLEGDGKIRIRSLNACQMNAIIGVSDEGNNEEGTERQMEVFNTPVHDRSKIFSQMIPDGSPNDDQDRGNLVDESVKNSPIPTDERTADVVADRPTPSKYQISTPSRKRLSLKRQSEDSKSSNTNAFNSDVGSRLNAVKRDLNRQIDKEEGNGIGKRKSTGDERERNLPSNDYAGRAWMMGDKKRNEYLVTFKKLGKFYKRGNEGRVKKRVPFFYLGATGKETSYYPGLHAHKSCNLACCNALKLEQKIDNESGTSIIASITDSNEVKSVEAAMKVKSKVKMDDRTVSSENRVEDVAARRISCEEIVPRPIGNANRSYDVDVLLVSSDDEPSTNRSPLPKTDSSCKDTVRMSSPSKDRSPQRFLSSSPPIDTLQTQKLNDPGSARRKRKQGNKRAQSFACISPNCNSFCVSIEKCSSRRTVVQEKETKESWESDSNHSLSSQATCIRATMLETKNSSRKNNSKGNERKRSPNPSSKDTEVIRSGKNLDRDTVKTCEKKVREKVYNRIVLLDSSESESMDNFVFLDGNVDDASPKTEKRKRTVSFDSADETDLNAIVNNWCNDGKLDERCKKKGKLERVRDTLDSSTSRDNFSTKSLDLVVGKFGKEKSNSNRTKNLEDRMALAVDEDSPDFCAVIDKVQNVRNGTMVFKEKQRQENAKTADSMMHDNFDEFIANVNTADLITDSDDGKGDKSRREDCMEGRNDCERKSKHAKSMCSEKIRWNKEIPHNGSDKENGNKMDVSGSENGDDEDPVCVNASNKSWRKDRFQGKKGVESCSKESTRTLIENPMTSSDKRFQMNNSANSSMGKDMYDYDSLMAVTQDDLMIKQFEEDLFGKPSKHSNDTLRTPKSLKKKECSRENEKNIQDVEHSGEEDDIVENTPKAKRKKLEAIDSPRESLPSISKTIEKSAYVRTPSSIMTTGSNLASTPGSMTNIHPLHQSTPKTQQFKNITGIVKRISVMNEQSNSKPTKNIGQRIDNQKSASQRSNVQNIAQRSMEQRIQNIQRSDHQNAMQRSDQRNSEQESNVPSTSQRSNDQRSIVQNEIVERNDIPSQRTIVRNAQKLCFVCSGLVSSEIEQVKTLAQKVNVKYRTQFDHEVTHVIVKADKHNSANKTLKYLQGVAHKKWIVGFQWVINSLKENNLVNEEPYEVVDFRTHEAGPRKSRLREKDLFTGFVFFCNGPYDNVSVEQYQDMLRATGAIVVQSLSALAAEKSRLRIIMIQGDTYEYEIIKWYRMVHAISIVHEWVVECISQYKLISFYPYLQELSRQEVLALGYPEYLLEEEVDEDSDNSCDVSM; from the exons GCGATATATATCACACAATTACAGAATATAATTGAAGCAATTCAGTTAGATTCAGGCATCGATA TGACTCATTTATCAGTATTAAACACGTGCGAGAGCTCGTCGAACAACACGGAGATCTGTTCGAACACGGAGGACGTGACGAAACCGAGCTGCTCTTACGCGGTCGACACCCGTCAAAGGGTGTCACACCCGGCCGccaataataatggaaaaggCAGAAGGAGAAAGGTTCAAAGAAAGACCGCGCAGAAGAGGAAGATGGCGGAGTCAAAGGAAAGCAACAGTATGACGAGATACCTGTCGAAATGCGGCCTCTCGGGCATAGAGCCGTTGGAGGCGTCGAACGATTACTCGGGCGAGAAATCGTTGAAGGACAAAGTGTGCAGCTGGCTGCACACTTTGCCAGGGAACGAGAATTTGCTCGATCCTGACGTAGCGGAGCGCGTGGATTCCGATCTGGACGATACACTGACCATGTCCGTCTCCGAGAACGATGGCCAGAGCAAAGGGATAACCACGGACACGAACGTGGATCCCTCCCTCGAACCTCCATCGACGGAGGCGTGCGATAAAAGTGATGGAGATCGGTCGACGTGCAAAGAAATTCCGGACGATTGTTCGAGGAACGATAAAAAGCCTAAAGGAATAAACCCGGGCAATTGCTCGTCGAGGATGGACACGAAGTCGGAAATAACTAAAACTACTGTTAGATCGAGCGAGGAGAAATTCATCGAGGTGCAGAGAACGTCTCCTTGCGACATGTTGTCCTCTATGCAGAGGAACTGGTCCTCGGTTGCGAAGTTCGGCAAGGAGATGCGCGCCAAGAGGAAGAGATTAAAGTCTTTGGACGTGAGTATCGAGAACAGGGGGAAGCGTGGATCGATGGGCGAGGCGGGTGGACGGAGCGAGGTGGAGGAGGTCGGGTCGAGGGACAGGCGAGAGGGCGAAGAATGCGAGAAAAGTTTGGGGAAGGCTCGTTACGAGGCTTTGTTGGATGGAGAGAGATCGATATTGGCGGAAGTCGAGCCGGCCTTCGGCGAGTCGTCCTTCGTCACGTTGGAGGGGGATGGCAAGATACGCATCCGGAGTTTGAACGCCTGTCAGATGAACGCGATCATCGGTGTCTCGGATGAAGGGAACAACGAGGAGGGGACGGAGAGACAGATGGAGGTGTTCAACACGCCTGTTCACGATCGTTCCAAGATATTTTCCCAAATGATACCGGATGGATCGCCAAACGATGACCAAGATCGAGGTAATCTGGTTGACGAATCGGTTAAAAACTCGCCGATCCCGACAGATGAGCGAACGGCGGACGTCGTGGCGGATCGGCCAACGCCGTCCAAATATCAAATCTCCACGCCCAGTCGTAAGAGGTTGTCGTTGAAGAGGCAGAGCGAGGATTCGAAATCGAGCAACACAAACGCCTTCAACTCGGACGTTGGCTCTCGGTTGAACGCCGTCAAGCGGGATTTGAATCGTCAGATCGACAAGGAAGAAGGGAACGGAATAGGGAAGCGTAAAAGCACGGGTGatgaacgagagagaaatttacCATCGAACGATTACGCTGGTAGAGCGTGGATGATGGGGGACAAGAAGCGTAACGAGTATCTGGTCACGTTCAAGAAGCTGGGGAAATTTTACAAGCGAGGCAACGAGGGGAGGGTGAAGAAACGCGTCCCGTTCTTTTATCTGGGCGCAACCGGGAAGGAGACGAGCTATTATCCCGGTTTGCACGCGCATAAATCGTGCAATCTCGCGTGTTGCAACGCGTTGAAGCTTGAACAAAAGATAGATAACGAGAGTGGAACAAGTATAATAGCATCGATAACGGACAGTAACGAAGTTAAAAGCGTCGAAGCCGCGATGAAAGTGAAATCGAAGGTGAAAATGGACGATCGAACTGTGTCTTCCGAAAATCGGGTGGAAGACGTGGCTGCTAGACGAATCTCGTGCGAGGAAATTGTCCCTCGTCCGATCGGCAACGCGAACAGATCTTACGACGTGGACGTGCTGTTGGTATCCTCGGACGATGAGCCATCTACGAACCGATCTCCGCTTCCTAAAACCGATTCCTCGTGCAAAGACACAGTGAGGATGTCATCGCCGTCGAAAGATCGTTCCCCGCAACGATTCCTCTCTTCGTCTCCACCGATAGACACTCTTCAAACGCAAAAACTGAACGATCCAGGATcggcgaggaggaagaggaaacagGGAAACAAACGCGCGCAATCTTTCGCGTGCATTTCGCCCAACTGCAACTCCTTTTGCGTGTCGATCGAAAAATGCTCGAGTCGGAGGACGGTTGTCCAGGAGAAGGAGACGAAGGAGAGTTGGGAGAGTGATTCGAATCACAGTCTGTCGTCGCAGGCCACGTGTATCAGAGCCACGATGCTCGAgacgaaaaattcatcgaggaagaataattcgaaaggAAACGAGAGGAAACGATCGCCGAATCCGAGCAGCAAGGACACCGAGGTTATCCGATCGGGGAAGAATTTGGATCGGGACACGGTGAAGACTTGCGAGAAGAAGGTACGAGAGAAGGTGTACAACAGGATCGTGTTGCTGGACAGTTCGGAATCTGAATCTATGGATAACTTTGTTTTCTTGGACGGTAACGTCGACGATGCCTCCCCGAAAACCGAGAAGAGGAAACGTACCGTCTCCTTCGATTCTGCCGACGAGACGGACTTGAACGCGATTGTGAACAATTGGTGCAACGATGGAAAGCTCGACGAGAGGTGTAAGAAGAAAGGGAAGCTGGAGCGTGTTCGCGATACTCTTGATTCGAGCACGTCTAGGGACAATTTTTCGACCAAATCTTTgg ACCTGGTGGTTGGGAAATTTGGAAAGGAGAAATCGAATTCCAATCGAACGAAGAACTTGGAGGACAGGATGGCGTTAGCTGTGGACGAGGATTCCCCTGATTTTTGCGCGGTGATAGACAAAGTGCAGAATGTACGGAACGGAACGATGGTATTTAAGGAGAAGCAACGGCAAGAGAACGCGAAGACGGCGGACAGTATGATGCATGACAACTTCGACGAATTCATTGCGAATGTGAACACGGCAGATTTGATCACCGATTCTGATGATGGAAAGGGGGACAAGTCTAGAAGGGAGGATTGTATGGAGGGGAGGAACGATTGTGAGAGAAAATCTAAACACGCGAAATCTATGTGCAGCGAGAAAATTCGATGGAACAAGGAAATTCCGCATAACGGTTCTGATAAAGAAAACGGGAACAAGATGGATGTATCTGGCAGTGAGAATGGCGATGATGAGGATCCAGTGTGCGTAAACGCGAGTAATAAGAGTTGGAGGAAGGATAGGTTTCAGGGGAAAAAGGGAGTCGAGTCGTGCAGTAAAGAATCGACGAGGACATTGATAGAGAATCCAATGACTTCGTCTGATAAGAGGTTCCAAATGAATAACAGTGCGAATAGTTCGATGGGCAAAGACATGTACGATTATGATTCTTTGATGGCCGTCACGCAAGATGACTTGATGATTAAACAATTCGAGGAAGATCTGTTTGGTAAACCTTCTAAACATTCTAATGATACTTTGAGGACTCCTAAAAGcctaaagaagaaagaatgttCAAGAGAGAATGAAAAG AATATCCAGGACGTTGAACACTCGGGTGAAGAAGACGACATTGTTGAGAACACTCCTAAAGCAAAGAGGAAAAA ATTAGAAGCAATCGATTCGCCGAGGGAGAGTTTGCCATCGATCTCGAAGACCATCGAAAAGTCAGCCTACGTCAGAACACCATCATCGATCATGACGACCGGAAGCAACCTGGCTAGCACTCCAGGCTCGATGACCAATATCCATCCACTCCATCAAAGCACCCCTAAAACGCAGCAATTCAAAAACATAACCGGCATCGTAAAGCGAATTTCTGTCATGAACGAGCAGTCCAACAGCAAACCGACTAAGAACATTGGTCAGAGAATCGATAATCAGAAAAGTGCTTCTCAGAGGAGCAACGTTCAGAATATCGCTCAAAGAAGTATGGAGCAGAGGATCCAGAATATCCAGAGAAGCGATCATCAAAACGCTATGCAAAGGAGCGATCAGAGGAACAGTGAGCAAGAAAGTAACGTTCCAAGCACTAGTCAAAGGAGCAACGATCAGAGAAGCATTGTTCAAAACGAAATCGTTGAAAGGAACGATATTCCCTCTCAGAGGACGATTGTTCGGAATGCGCAGAAGCTTTGTTTCGTGTGCAGCGGTCTGGTATCGTCTGAAATAGAGCAAGTGAAGACGTTGGCGCAAAAAGTGAACGTGAAATACAGAACGCAATTTGATCACGAAGTGACACACGTGATAGTGAAAGCGGACAAGCACAACAGCGCTAACAAGACTCTGAAATATCTGCAGGGAGTAGCCCATAAAAAATGGATCGTGGGATTCCAATGGGTGATCAATTCGTTGAAGGAGAATAATTTGGTGAACGAGGAACCGTATGAGGTTGTAGACTTCAGAACTCACGAGGCTGGCCCTCGAAAGTCACGGCTCAGGGAGAAGGATCTGTTCACTGGATTCGTGTTTTTCTGCAATGGACCTTATGATAATGTTTCCGTGGAACAGTATCAG GACATGCTACGCGCTACTGGTGCCATTGTGGTTCAGTCTCTATCCGCTCTAGCCGCTGAAAAAAGTCGGTTGAGGATCATCATGATCCAAGGGGACACGTACGAATACGAAATTATAA AATGGTATAGAATGGTTCATGCCATATCGATCGTCCACGAATGGGTAGTCGAGTGTATCAGTCAATACAAACTGATATCATTCTATCCATATCTGCAGGAATTATCGCGGCAGGAGGTACTCGCACTTGGTTATCCGGAATATCTCCTCGAAGAAGAGGTTGACGAGGACTCTGATAACTCATGTGATGTCTCAATGTGA
- the LOC100576640 gene encoding uncharacterized protein LOC100576640 isoform X1, producing MEQVFSIADKLSKVIKNIQKCLQCTICLQTISDPVKTVCGHRFCRICIQTVIQNKNALCPLCNCAIQRRNISKDKNTAIYITQLQNIIEAIQLDSGIDIVTHLSVLNTCESSSNNTEICSNTEDVTKPSCSYAVDTRQRVSHPAANNNGKGRRRKVQRKTAQKRKMAESKESNSMTRYLSKCGLSGIEPLEASNDYSGEKSLKDKVCSWLHTLPGNENLLDPDVAERVDSDLDDTLTMSVSENDGQSKGITTDTNVDPSLEPPSTEACDKSDGDRSTCKEIPDDCSRNDKKPKGINPGNCSSRMDTKSEITKTTVRSSEEKFIEVQRTSPCDMLSSMQRNWSSVAKFGKEMRAKRKRLKSLDVSIENRGKRGSMGEAGGRSEVEEVGSRDRREGEECEKSLGKARYEALLDGERSILAEVEPAFGESSFVTLEGDGKIRIRSLNACQMNAIIGVSDEGNNEEGTERQMEVFNTPVHDRSKIFSQMIPDGSPNDDQDRGNLVDESVKNSPIPTDERTADVVADRPTPSKYQISTPSRKRLSLKRQSEDSKSSNTNAFNSDVGSRLNAVKRDLNRQIDKEEGNGIGKRKSTGDERERNLPSNDYAGRAWMMGDKKRNEYLVTFKKLGKFYKRGNEGRVKKRVPFFYLGATGKETSYYPGLHAHKSCNLACCNALKLEQKIDNESGTSIIASITDSNEVKSVEAAMKVKSKVKMDDRTVSSENRVEDVAARRISCEEIVPRPIGNANRSYDVDVLLVSSDDEPSTNRSPLPKTDSSCKDTVRMSSPSKDRSPQRFLSSSPPIDTLQTQKLNDPGSARRKRKQGNKRAQSFACISPNCNSFCVSIEKCSSRRTVVQEKETKESWESDSNHSLSSQATCIRATMLETKNSSRKNNSKGNERKRSPNPSSKDTEVIRSGKNLDRDTVKTCEKKVREKVYNRIVLLDSSESESMDNFVFLDGNVDDASPKTEKRKRTVSFDSADETDLNAIVNNWCNDGKLDERCKKKGKLERVRDTLDSSTSRDNFSTKSLDLVVGKFGKEKSNSNRTKNLEDRMALAVDEDSPDFCAVIDKVQNVRNGTMVFKEKQRQENAKTADSMMHDNFDEFIANVNTADLITDSDDGKGDKSRREDCMEGRNDCERKSKHAKSMCSEKIRWNKEIPHNGSDKENGNKMDVSGSENGDDEDPVCVNASNKSWRKDRFQGKKGVESCSKESTRTLIENPMTSSDKRFQMNNSANSSMGKDMYDYDSLMAVTQDDLMIKQFEEDLFGKPSKHSNDTLRTPKSLKKKECSRENEKNIQDVEHSGEEDDIVENTPKAKRKKLEAIDSPRESLPSISKTIEKSAYVRTPSSIMTTGSNLASTPGSMTNIHPLHQSTPKTQQFKNITGIVKRISVMNEQSNSKPTKNIGQRIDNQKSASQRSNVQNIAQRSMEQRIQNIQRSDHQNAMQRSDQRNSEQESNVPSTSQRSNDQRSIVQNEIVERNDIPSQRTIVRNAQKLCFVCSGLVSSEIEQVKTLAQKVNVKYRTQFDHEVTHVIVKADKHNSANKTLKYLQGVAHKKWIVGFQWVINSLKENNLVNEEPYEVVDFRTHEAGPRKSRLREKDLFTGFVFFCNGPYDNVSVEQYQDMLRATGAIVVQSLSALAAEKSRLRIIMIQGDTYEYEIIKWYRMVHAISIVHEWVVECISQYKLISFYPYLQELSRQEVLALGYPEYLLEEEVDEDSDNSCDVSM from the exons GCGATATATATCACACAATTACAGAATATAATTGAAGCAATTCAGTTAGATTCAGGCATCGATA TAGTGACTCATTTATCAGTATTAAACACGTGCGAGAGCTCGTCGAACAACACGGAGATCTGTTCGAACACGGAGGACGTGACGAAACCGAGCTGCTCTTACGCGGTCGACACCCGTCAAAGGGTGTCACACCCGGCCGccaataataatggaaaaggCAGAAGGAGAAAGGTTCAAAGAAAGACCGCGCAGAAGAGGAAGATGGCGGAGTCAAAGGAAAGCAACAGTATGACGAGATACCTGTCGAAATGCGGCCTCTCGGGCATAGAGCCGTTGGAGGCGTCGAACGATTACTCGGGCGAGAAATCGTTGAAGGACAAAGTGTGCAGCTGGCTGCACACTTTGCCAGGGAACGAGAATTTGCTCGATCCTGACGTAGCGGAGCGCGTGGATTCCGATCTGGACGATACACTGACCATGTCCGTCTCCGAGAACGATGGCCAGAGCAAAGGGATAACCACGGACACGAACGTGGATCCCTCCCTCGAACCTCCATCGACGGAGGCGTGCGATAAAAGTGATGGAGATCGGTCGACGTGCAAAGAAATTCCGGACGATTGTTCGAGGAACGATAAAAAGCCTAAAGGAATAAACCCGGGCAATTGCTCGTCGAGGATGGACACGAAGTCGGAAATAACTAAAACTACTGTTAGATCGAGCGAGGAGAAATTCATCGAGGTGCAGAGAACGTCTCCTTGCGACATGTTGTCCTCTATGCAGAGGAACTGGTCCTCGGTTGCGAAGTTCGGCAAGGAGATGCGCGCCAAGAGGAAGAGATTAAAGTCTTTGGACGTGAGTATCGAGAACAGGGGGAAGCGTGGATCGATGGGCGAGGCGGGTGGACGGAGCGAGGTGGAGGAGGTCGGGTCGAGGGACAGGCGAGAGGGCGAAGAATGCGAGAAAAGTTTGGGGAAGGCTCGTTACGAGGCTTTGTTGGATGGAGAGAGATCGATATTGGCGGAAGTCGAGCCGGCCTTCGGCGAGTCGTCCTTCGTCACGTTGGAGGGGGATGGCAAGATACGCATCCGGAGTTTGAACGCCTGTCAGATGAACGCGATCATCGGTGTCTCGGATGAAGGGAACAACGAGGAGGGGACGGAGAGACAGATGGAGGTGTTCAACACGCCTGTTCACGATCGTTCCAAGATATTTTCCCAAATGATACCGGATGGATCGCCAAACGATGACCAAGATCGAGGTAATCTGGTTGACGAATCGGTTAAAAACTCGCCGATCCCGACAGATGAGCGAACGGCGGACGTCGTGGCGGATCGGCCAACGCCGTCCAAATATCAAATCTCCACGCCCAGTCGTAAGAGGTTGTCGTTGAAGAGGCAGAGCGAGGATTCGAAATCGAGCAACACAAACGCCTTCAACTCGGACGTTGGCTCTCGGTTGAACGCCGTCAAGCGGGATTTGAATCGTCAGATCGACAAGGAAGAAGGGAACGGAATAGGGAAGCGTAAAAGCACGGGTGatgaacgagagagaaatttacCATCGAACGATTACGCTGGTAGAGCGTGGATGATGGGGGACAAGAAGCGTAACGAGTATCTGGTCACGTTCAAGAAGCTGGGGAAATTTTACAAGCGAGGCAACGAGGGGAGGGTGAAGAAACGCGTCCCGTTCTTTTATCTGGGCGCAACCGGGAAGGAGACGAGCTATTATCCCGGTTTGCACGCGCATAAATCGTGCAATCTCGCGTGTTGCAACGCGTTGAAGCTTGAACAAAAGATAGATAACGAGAGTGGAACAAGTATAATAGCATCGATAACGGACAGTAACGAAGTTAAAAGCGTCGAAGCCGCGATGAAAGTGAAATCGAAGGTGAAAATGGACGATCGAACTGTGTCTTCCGAAAATCGGGTGGAAGACGTGGCTGCTAGACGAATCTCGTGCGAGGAAATTGTCCCTCGTCCGATCGGCAACGCGAACAGATCTTACGACGTGGACGTGCTGTTGGTATCCTCGGACGATGAGCCATCTACGAACCGATCTCCGCTTCCTAAAACCGATTCCTCGTGCAAAGACACAGTGAGGATGTCATCGCCGTCGAAAGATCGTTCCCCGCAACGATTCCTCTCTTCGTCTCCACCGATAGACACTCTTCAAACGCAAAAACTGAACGATCCAGGATcggcgaggaggaagaggaaacagGGAAACAAACGCGCGCAATCTTTCGCGTGCATTTCGCCCAACTGCAACTCCTTTTGCGTGTCGATCGAAAAATGCTCGAGTCGGAGGACGGTTGTCCAGGAGAAGGAGACGAAGGAGAGTTGGGAGAGTGATTCGAATCACAGTCTGTCGTCGCAGGCCACGTGTATCAGAGCCACGATGCTCGAgacgaaaaattcatcgaggaagaataattcgaaaggAAACGAGAGGAAACGATCGCCGAATCCGAGCAGCAAGGACACCGAGGTTATCCGATCGGGGAAGAATTTGGATCGGGACACGGTGAAGACTTGCGAGAAGAAGGTACGAGAGAAGGTGTACAACAGGATCGTGTTGCTGGACAGTTCGGAATCTGAATCTATGGATAACTTTGTTTTCTTGGACGGTAACGTCGACGATGCCTCCCCGAAAACCGAGAAGAGGAAACGTACCGTCTCCTTCGATTCTGCCGACGAGACGGACTTGAACGCGATTGTGAACAATTGGTGCAACGATGGAAAGCTCGACGAGAGGTGTAAGAAGAAAGGGAAGCTGGAGCGTGTTCGCGATACTCTTGATTCGAGCACGTCTAGGGACAATTTTTCGACCAAATCTTTgg ACCTGGTGGTTGGGAAATTTGGAAAGGAGAAATCGAATTCCAATCGAACGAAGAACTTGGAGGACAGGATGGCGTTAGCTGTGGACGAGGATTCCCCTGATTTTTGCGCGGTGATAGACAAAGTGCAGAATGTACGGAACGGAACGATGGTATTTAAGGAGAAGCAACGGCAAGAGAACGCGAAGACGGCGGACAGTATGATGCATGACAACTTCGACGAATTCATTGCGAATGTGAACACGGCAGATTTGATCACCGATTCTGATGATGGAAAGGGGGACAAGTCTAGAAGGGAGGATTGTATGGAGGGGAGGAACGATTGTGAGAGAAAATCTAAACACGCGAAATCTATGTGCAGCGAGAAAATTCGATGGAACAAGGAAATTCCGCATAACGGTTCTGATAAAGAAAACGGGAACAAGATGGATGTATCTGGCAGTGAGAATGGCGATGATGAGGATCCAGTGTGCGTAAACGCGAGTAATAAGAGTTGGAGGAAGGATAGGTTTCAGGGGAAAAAGGGAGTCGAGTCGTGCAGTAAAGAATCGACGAGGACATTGATAGAGAATCCAATGACTTCGTCTGATAAGAGGTTCCAAATGAATAACAGTGCGAATAGTTCGATGGGCAAAGACATGTACGATTATGATTCTTTGATGGCCGTCACGCAAGATGACTTGATGATTAAACAATTCGAGGAAGATCTGTTTGGTAAACCTTCTAAACATTCTAATGATACTTTGAGGACTCCTAAAAGcctaaagaagaaagaatgttCAAGAGAGAATGAAAAG AATATCCAGGACGTTGAACACTCGGGTGAAGAAGACGACATTGTTGAGAACACTCCTAAAGCAAAGAGGAAAAA ATTAGAAGCAATCGATTCGCCGAGGGAGAGTTTGCCATCGATCTCGAAGACCATCGAAAAGTCAGCCTACGTCAGAACACCATCATCGATCATGACGACCGGAAGCAACCTGGCTAGCACTCCAGGCTCGATGACCAATATCCATCCACTCCATCAAAGCACCCCTAAAACGCAGCAATTCAAAAACATAACCGGCATCGTAAAGCGAATTTCTGTCATGAACGAGCAGTCCAACAGCAAACCGACTAAGAACATTGGTCAGAGAATCGATAATCAGAAAAGTGCTTCTCAGAGGAGCAACGTTCAGAATATCGCTCAAAGAAGTATGGAGCAGAGGATCCAGAATATCCAGAGAAGCGATCATCAAAACGCTATGCAAAGGAGCGATCAGAGGAACAGTGAGCAAGAAAGTAACGTTCCAAGCACTAGTCAAAGGAGCAACGATCAGAGAAGCATTGTTCAAAACGAAATCGTTGAAAGGAACGATATTCCCTCTCAGAGGACGATTGTTCGGAATGCGCAGAAGCTTTGTTTCGTGTGCAGCGGTCTGGTATCGTCTGAAATAGAGCAAGTGAAGACGTTGGCGCAAAAAGTGAACGTGAAATACAGAACGCAATTTGATCACGAAGTGACACACGTGATAGTGAAAGCGGACAAGCACAACAGCGCTAACAAGACTCTGAAATATCTGCAGGGAGTAGCCCATAAAAAATGGATCGTGGGATTCCAATGGGTGATCAATTCGTTGAAGGAGAATAATTTGGTGAACGAGGAACCGTATGAGGTTGTAGACTTCAGAACTCACGAGGCTGGCCCTCGAAAGTCACGGCTCAGGGAGAAGGATCTGTTCACTGGATTCGTGTTTTTCTGCAATGGACCTTATGATAATGTTTCCGTGGAACAGTATCAG GACATGCTACGCGCTACTGGTGCCATTGTGGTTCAGTCTCTATCCGCTCTAGCCGCTGAAAAAAGTCGGTTGAGGATCATCATGATCCAAGGGGACACGTACGAATACGAAATTATAA AATGGTATAGAATGGTTCATGCCATATCGATCGTCCACGAATGGGTAGTCGAGTGTATCAGTCAATACAAACTGATATCATTCTATCCATATCTGCAGGAATTATCGCGGCAGGAGGTACTCGCACTTGGTTATCCGGAATATCTCCTCGAAGAAGAGGTTGACGAGGACTCTGATAACTCATGTGATGTCTCAATGTGA